One genomic segment of Streptomyces sp. TLI_146 includes these proteins:
- a CDS encoding YafY family protein has product MAIAKAERLMNLALCLLGTRRPLSKRELRGSIEAYLEAGSDDAFNRMFERDKDDLRELGLVIETVENLDGETGYLARRDSNRLPPVQLDAEEAAALGLAARVWQQARLAGAASGALQKLRAAGMPEADNPYEHSAIEPRIPVHEAAFEPLMLACRDRRPVVFEYRKATAARPGTRHVEPWTLECWRGHWYLAGWDRDRGAERVFRLSRITGKVRSRAGAFTAPVPDVVTVRETVESWAGETATRSARIRLRAGSGYPLRSRATSTRELGDGWDELEIPYGHGLDAWLVEFGPDVVVLEPADLRADVVDRLRAVAKG; this is encoded by the coding sequence ATGGCGATTGCCAAGGCCGAGCGGCTGATGAACCTGGCGCTGTGTCTGCTGGGGACGCGCCGTCCGCTCAGCAAGCGCGAGCTGCGGGGTTCCATCGAGGCCTATCTGGAGGCGGGATCCGACGACGCCTTCAACCGGATGTTCGAGCGCGACAAGGACGATCTGCGCGAACTCGGCCTGGTCATCGAGACGGTGGAGAACCTGGACGGCGAGACGGGCTATCTGGCCCGCCGCGACTCCAACCGGCTGCCGCCGGTCCAGCTGGACGCCGAGGAGGCCGCGGCCCTCGGGCTCGCCGCCCGGGTCTGGCAGCAGGCCCGGCTCGCGGGCGCGGCCAGCGGCGCACTGCAGAAGCTGCGCGCCGCCGGAATGCCGGAAGCCGACAACCCGTACGAGCACAGCGCGATCGAGCCACGCATCCCGGTGCACGAGGCCGCTTTCGAGCCATTGATGCTGGCGTGCCGCGACCGCCGCCCGGTCGTCTTCGAGTACCGCAAGGCCACCGCCGCCCGCCCCGGCACCCGCCATGTCGAGCCGTGGACCCTGGAGTGCTGGCGCGGCCACTGGTACCTCGCGGGCTGGGACCGCGACCGGGGCGCCGAGCGGGTCTTCCGGCTCTCCCGGATCACCGGCAAGGTGCGCTCGCGGGCCGGGGCCTTCACCGCGCCGGTGCCCGACGTGGTCACCGTGCGCGAGACCGTGGAGAGCTGGGCGGGGGAGACCGCCACCCGCTCCGCGCGGATCAGGCTGCGCGCCGGGTCCGGCTATCCGCTGCGCTCGCGCGCCACCTCGACGCGGGAACTCGGCGACGGGTGGGACGAGTTGGAGATTCCGTACGGGCACGGGCTCGACGCCTGGCTCGTGGAGTTCGGCCCCGACGTGGTCGTGCTGGAGCCCGCGGACCTGCGGGCCGACGTGGTGGACCGGCTGCGCGCCGTGGCCAAGGGCTGA
- a CDS encoding YafY family protein — protein MAANAIDQTRRMLSLVTYLRERPGAHVADVARAFGITEDELISDLDVLPMCGTSFRGGDLLDIDTDGDRIWWRNPNALGAEAAEPLRIAADEATALLVAARAVATLPGLREGDRQALLRATAKLEAAAGEAAGASSRLSVTFESEGGVFADVDRAISERRRLWVRYYSPARDELTEREVDPIRLFAVGHTYMEAWCRLSEARRTFRLDRVAEIRLLDEPAAPPELELRDLSEGLVQPAAEDPEVIVEVGPGGRWVAEYYPHDSAEELADGGLRITLRTPEPASLRRLALRLGRDGRIVAPDELAESARGAALAALAAYEEQSAHDGQS, from the coding sequence ATGGCTGCCAACGCCATCGACCAGACGCGGCGGATGCTCTCCCTCGTCACCTATCTGCGCGAGCGGCCCGGGGCGCACGTCGCCGACGTCGCCCGCGCCTTCGGGATCACCGAGGACGAGCTGATCTCGGACCTCGACGTGCTGCCCATGTGCGGGACCAGCTTCCGCGGCGGCGACCTGCTCGACATCGACACCGACGGCGACCGCATCTGGTGGCGCAATCCGAACGCGCTGGGCGCCGAGGCGGCCGAGCCGCTGCGGATCGCCGCCGACGAGGCGACCGCGCTCCTTGTCGCGGCCCGCGCGGTGGCGACGCTGCCGGGCCTGCGCGAGGGCGACCGCCAGGCGCTGCTGCGCGCCACCGCCAAGCTGGAGGCGGCGGCCGGGGAGGCGGCCGGGGCCAGCTCCCGGCTCTCGGTGACCTTCGAGTCGGAGGGCGGGGTCTTCGCGGACGTCGACCGGGCGATCTCGGAGCGGCGGCGGCTGTGGGTGCGCTACTACTCGCCCGCGCGCGACGAGCTCACCGAGCGCGAGGTCGACCCGATCCGGCTCTTCGCCGTCGGCCACACCTATATGGAGGCGTGGTGCCGGCTCTCGGAGGCGCGGCGCACCTTCCGCCTCGACCGGGTGGCCGAAATCCGGCTGCTCGACGAGCCGGCCGCGCCGCCGGAGCTGGAGCTGCGGGACCTGTCCGAGGGCCTGGTGCAGCCCGCCGCCGAGGACCCGGAAGTGATCGTCGAGGTGGGGCCCGGCGGGCGCTGGGTCGCCGAGTACTACCCGCATGACAGCGCCGAGGAGCTGGCGGACGGCGGTCTGCGGATCACCCTGCGCACCCCGGAGCCCGCCTCGCTGCGCCGCCTCGCGCTGCGTCTCGGCCGTGACGGCCGGATCGTGGCCCCCGACGAACTGGCCGAAAGTGCCCGCGGCGCGGCCCTGGCGGCGCTGGCGGCGTACGAAGAGCAGAGCGCGCACGACGGACAGAGCTGA
- the tatC gene encoding twin-arginine translocase subunit TatC yields MLKSARNQQKDPEGRMPLSDHLRELRNRLAKSVLAILVCAVVAAFYYKDIVDLIIKPIKESVGCKEAFDTLAQKDGNDHCGQVTMSGLMSPFTLMIKTSLVAGVVGASPVWLYQLWAFVAPGLHKNEKKYSLGFVAAGFPLFVAGGWFSYHVLPAAAKVLLEFTPEGALNLLPLSELIDLVLRMIVVFGLSFELPLFLIMLNFGGVVTGRRMLGWWRGMIMGVTVFAAFATPTVDPVSMLSLAAPIVLLYFIAVSIAMLNDKRRRQREEAKPADDEASDLDLTPADIGEIEPVTTPSLPEQADGGRSGSRVNGYDDVT; encoded by the coding sequence TTGCTGAAGTCTGCCCGCAATCAGCAGAAGGACCCGGAGGGGCGGATGCCCCTCTCGGACCATCTCCGTGAGCTGCGCAACCGGCTCGCGAAGTCGGTCCTCGCGATCCTTGTCTGCGCCGTGGTGGCGGCGTTCTACTACAAGGACATCGTCGACCTGATCATCAAGCCGATCAAGGAGTCGGTCGGCTGCAAGGAAGCCTTCGACACGCTGGCCCAGAAGGACGGCAACGACCACTGCGGCCAAGTCACGATGTCCGGCCTCATGTCGCCGTTCACCTTGATGATCAAGACGTCCCTGGTGGCGGGGGTCGTGGGGGCCAGCCCCGTCTGGCTCTACCAGCTCTGGGCGTTCGTGGCCCCGGGCCTGCACAAGAACGAGAAGAAGTACTCGCTGGGCTTCGTCGCGGCGGGCTTCCCGCTCTTCGTCGCCGGCGGCTGGTTCTCGTACCATGTGCTGCCCGCCGCGGCGAAGGTCCTCCTGGAGTTCACCCCCGAGGGCGCGCTCAACCTGCTCCCGCTGAGCGAGCTCATCGACCTCGTGCTGCGGATGATCGTCGTCTTCGGTCTCTCCTTCGAGCTTCCGCTCTTCCTGATCATGCTCAACTTCGGCGGAGTGGTCACCGGTCGCCGGATGCTCGGCTGGTGGCGCGGCATGATCATGGGCGTCACGGTCTTCGCGGCCTTCGCGACGCCGACCGTCGACCCGGTGTCGATGCTGTCGCTCGCGGCCCCGATCGTGCTGCTCTACTTCATCGCCGTCAGCATCGCCATGCTCAACGACAAGCGCCGCCGCCAGCGCGAGGAAGCCAAGCCCGCCGACGACGAGGCCTCCGACCTGGACCTCACGCCCGCGGACATCGGCGAGATCGAGCCGGTCACCACGCCGTCCCTGCCCGAGCAGGCCGACGGCGGCCGCTCCGGCAGCCGGGTCAACGGCTACGACGACGTCACCTGA
- the tatA gene encoding Sec-independent protein translocase subunit TatA — protein MFGRLGAPEIILILVVIVLLFGAKKLPDMARSLGKSARILKSEAKAMKAEGQQTAPADPPHPGEQPPAQRTIQSAPGDVSSSRPVTEPTDSTR, from the coding sequence ATGTTCGGAAGGCTCGGCGCCCCCGAGATCATTCTCATCCTCGTCGTCATCGTCCTGCTGTTCGGCGCGAAGAAGCTTCCGGACATGGCGCGCTCGCTCGGCAAGTCCGCGCGCATCCTCAAGAGCGAGGCGAAGGCGATGAAGGCCGAGGGCCAGCAGACCGCCCCCGCCGACCCGCCGCACCCGGGCGAGCAGCCGCCGGCGCAGCGCACCATCCAGTCGGCCCCCGGCGACGTCAGCAGCTCGCGTCCCGTCACCGAGCCGACCGACTCCACCCGCTGA
- a CDS encoding RNA helicase has translation MTEDLSPAEAYAAARLRAAEQATALAPFRDLYDFALDPFQIEACQALEAGKGVLVAAPTGSGKTIVGEFAVHLALQQGRKCFYTTPIKALSNQKYADLVRRYGADKVGLLTGDNSVNSEAPVVVMTTEVLRNMLYAGSQSLLGLGYVVMDEVHYLSDRFRGAVWEEVIIHLPESVTLVSLSATVSNAEEFGDWLDTVRGDTEVIVSEDRPVPLWQHVLAGRRMYDLFEESTDHGGRGGARREVNPDLLRMARMENQKTYNPRERRRGKMVREADRERERRQRSRIWTPGRPEVIERLDAEGLLPAITFIFSRAACEAAVQQCMYAGLRLNDEDARQKVREIVEERTASIPGEDLHVLGYYEWLEGLERGIAAHHAGMLPTFKEVVEELFVRGLVKAVFATETLALGINMPARTVILEKLVKWNGEQHADITPGEYTQLTGRAGRRGIDVEGHAVVLWQRGMDPGALAGLAGTRTYPLRSSFKPSYNMAVNLVEQFGRHRSRELLETSFAQFQADKSVVGISRQVQRNEEGLEGYQEGMSCHLGDFEEYARLRRDLKDRETELAKQGASQRRAAAAASLEKLKPGDVIHVPTGKFAGLALVLDPGIPAGRSNGHRGFDQHDGPRPLVLTAERQVKRLASIDFPVPVEAIERMRIPKSFNARSPQSRRDLASALRTKAGHIVPERHRRGRAEAADDREIARLRAELRAHPCHGCDEREDHARWAERYYRLKRDTQQLERRIEGRTNTIARTFDRIVALLTELDYLRDDEVTEHGRRLARLYGELDLLASECLRAGVWEGLSPAELAACVSALVYEARQADDAVAPKLPSGAAKAALGEMVRIWGRLDALEEDHKINQAEGVGQREPDLGFAWAAFQWASGQGLDEVLREAEMPAGDFVRWCKQVIDVLGQIAAAPGSAGGSTVAKNARKAVDALLRGVVAYSSVG, from the coding sequence ATGACAGAGGACCTCTCACCAGCCGAAGCGTACGCAGCTGCCCGGCTCCGCGCCGCCGAGCAGGCCACCGCGCTCGCACCCTTCCGCGACCTGTACGACTTCGCTCTGGACCCCTTCCAGATCGAGGCGTGCCAGGCACTCGAAGCCGGCAAGGGTGTGCTCGTGGCCGCCCCGACCGGCTCCGGCAAGACGATCGTCGGCGAGTTCGCCGTGCACCTGGCCCTCCAGCAGGGCCGCAAGTGCTTCTACACCACGCCGATCAAGGCGCTCTCCAACCAGAAGTACGCCGACCTGGTCAGACGCTACGGCGCGGACAAGGTCGGCCTGCTCACCGGGGACAACAGCGTCAACTCCGAGGCGCCGGTGGTCGTGATGACCACCGAGGTGCTCCGCAACATGCTCTACGCGGGCTCCCAGTCGCTCCTCGGCCTCGGTTACGTGGTCATGGACGAGGTGCACTACCTCTCCGACCGCTTCCGGGGCGCCGTCTGGGAAGAGGTGATCATCCACCTGCCCGAGTCGGTGACGCTGGTGTCACTGTCGGCGACCGTCTCCAACGCGGAGGAGTTCGGCGACTGGCTGGACACCGTGCGCGGCGACACCGAAGTGATCGTCTCCGAGGACCGCCCGGTCCCGCTCTGGCAGCACGTGCTGGCCGGACGGCGGATGTACGACCTCTTCGAGGAGTCCACCGACCACGGCGGCCGCGGCGGCGCCCGCCGCGAGGTCAATCCGGACCTGCTGCGCATGGCCCGGATGGAGAACCAGAAGACGTACAACCCGCGCGAGCGCAGGCGCGGCAAGATGGTCCGCGAGGCCGACCGCGAGCGCGAGCGCCGCCAGCGCTCCCGGATCTGGACGCCGGGCCGCCCCGAGGTCATCGAACGGCTCGACGCCGAGGGCCTGTTGCCCGCCATCACGTTCATCTTCAGCCGGGCCGCCTGCGAGGCCGCCGTCCAGCAGTGCATGTACGCGGGGCTGCGCCTCAACGACGAGGACGCGCGCCAGAAGGTGCGCGAGATCGTCGAGGAGCGCACCGCCTCCATCCCCGGCGAGGACCTGCACGTCCTGGGGTACTACGAGTGGCTGGAGGGCCTGGAGCGGGGCATCGCGGCCCACCACGCGGGCATGCTGCCGACCTTCAAGGAGGTCGTGGAGGAGCTGTTCGTCCGCGGCCTGGTGAAGGCGGTCTTCGCCACCGAGACGCTCGCCCTGGGCATCAACATGCCCGCCAGGACGGTGATCCTGGAGAAGCTGGTGAAGTGGAACGGCGAACAGCACGCCGACATCACCCCCGGTGAGTACACCCAGCTGACCGGCCGCGCCGGGCGCCGCGGCATCGACGTCGAGGGCCACGCCGTGGTGCTCTGGCAGCGCGGCATGGACCCGGGCGCGCTGGCGGGCCTGGCGGGCACGCGTACGTATCCGCTGCGCTCCAGCTTCAAGCCCTCGTACAACATGGCCGTGAACCTGGTCGAGCAGTTCGGCCGGCACCGCTCGCGCGAGCTGCTTGAGACGTCCTTCGCGCAGTTCCAGGCGGACAAGTCCGTCGTGGGCATCTCCCGCCAGGTGCAGCGCAACGAGGAGGGCCTGGAGGGCTACCAGGAGGGCATGAGCTGCCACTTGGGGGACTTCGAGGAGTACGCGCGACTGCGCCGCGACCTCAAGGACCGCGAGACGGAGCTCGCCAAGCAGGGCGCCAGCCAGCGGCGGGCCGCCGCGGCCGCGTCCCTGGAGAAGCTCAAGCCGGGCGACGTGATCCACGTGCCGACCGGGAAGTTCGCCGGACTCGCCCTCGTGCTCGACCCGGGCATCCCGGCCGGGCGCTCCAACGGCCACCGCGGCTTCGACCAGCACGACGGTCCGCGCCCGCTGGTGCTCACCGCCGAGCGGCAGGTCAAGCGGCTCGCCTCGATCGACTTCCCGGTGCCGGTGGAGGCGATCGAGCGGATGAGGATCCCCAAGTCCTTCAACGCGCGCTCGCCGCAGTCCCGTCGCGACCTCGCCTCGGCGCTGCGCACCAAGGCGGGCCACATCGTGCCCGAGCGGCACCGCAGGGGCCGCGCCGAGGCCGCCGACGACCGTGAGATCGCCCGGCTCCGCGCCGAGCTGCGCGCCCACCCGTGCCACGGCTGCGACGAGCGCGAGGACCACGCGCGCTGGGCCGAGCGGTACTACCGGCTCAAGCGGGACACCCAGCAGCTGGAGCGCCGTATCGAGGGGCGGACCAACACGATCGCCCGCACCTTCGACCGGATTGTGGCGCTCCTGACCGAGCTGGACTATCTGCGCGACGACGAGGTCACCGAGCACGGCCGCCGCCTGGCCCGGCTCTACGGCGAGCTGGACCTGCTGGCCAGCGAGTGCCTGCGCGCGGGCGTCTGGGAGGGCCTGAGCCCGGCCGAACTGGCCGCGTGCGTCTCGGCGCTGGTGTACGAGGCGCGCCAGGCCGATGACGCGGTCGCGCCCAAGCTGCCCTCGGGCGCGGCCAAGGCGGCGCTCGGCGAGATGGTCCGCATCTGGGGCCGGCTCGACGCGCTGGAGGAGGACCACAAGATCAACCAGGCGGAGGGCGTCGGCCAGCGCGAGCCCGACCTCGGCTTCGCCTGGGCGGCCTTCCAGTGGGCCTCGGGCCAGGGCCTCGACGAGGTGCTGCGCGAGGCGGAGATGCCCGCGGGCGACTTCGTCCGCTGGTGCAAGCAGGTCATCGACGTACTCGGCCAGATCGCGGCGGCGCCCGGCTCCGCCGGGGGGAGCACGGTTGCCAAGAACGCCCGCAAGGCGGTCGACGCGCTGCTGAGGGGCGTGGTGGCGTACAGCTCGGTCGGCTGA
- a CDS encoding FKBP-type peptidyl-prolyl cis-trans isomerase, translating into MSIDKPEIDFPGGEPPADLEIKEIWEGDGAVAQAGDYVKVHYVGVAFSTGEEFDASWNRGNPLEFQLGAGQVIQGWDKGIQGMKVGGRRQLVIPAHLAYGDRGAGGRIAPGETLIFVCDLVAV; encoded by the coding sequence GTGAGCATCGACAAGCCCGAGATCGACTTCCCCGGTGGCGAGCCGCCGGCGGACCTTGAGATCAAGGAGATCTGGGAGGGCGACGGCGCCGTCGCCCAGGCCGGCGACTACGTCAAGGTCCACTACGTGGGCGTGGCCTTCTCCACCGGCGAGGAGTTCGACGCGTCGTGGAACCGCGGCAACCCGCTGGAGTTCCAGCTCGGTGCCGGTCAGGTCATCCAGGGCTGGGACAAGGGCATCCAGGGCATGAAGGTCGGCGGCCGCCGCCAGCTGGTCATCCCCGCGCACCTCGCCTACGGCGACCGCGGCGCCGGTGGCCGGATCGCGCCGGGTGAGACGCTTATCTTCGTCTGCGACCTGGTCGCTGTCTGA
- a CDS encoding FKBP-type peptidyl-prolyl cis-trans isomerase, whose translation MRRLAGLLAVPLLLVATAACGSDDKGSDSTSDSASMKNGLPAITAGAKFGEKPTLAKGEGNPPKALKVNVISEGKGEALKKNDAVSVNYLGQAWDSDKPFDNSFDRKEPFTLTLGAGQVIKGWDQGLEGQKVGSRVELGIPPELGYGAQGQGDSIKPNATLVFVVDIVKATTIPASAKGKEVAQDDKDLPKVGTNTDGKAPTLTIPKTDAPKKLVSDYVLEGDGDVVKDTDSVVLAYEGFLWKDSKKFDSTYDQGKTQTFALPNLTLKGLKAGLIGKKVGSRILVVIPPDQGLGDKEQSGIPANSTMVFSIDILAKM comes from the coding sequence GTGCGCCGACTTGCCGGCCTGCTCGCCGTCCCGCTGCTGCTGGTTGCCACAGCCGCCTGCGGAAGCGACGACAAGGGCTCCGACTCCACCTCCGACTCCGCCTCGATGAAGAACGGCCTGCCCGCCATCACCGCGGGCGCCAAGTTCGGGGAGAAGCCGACCCTCGCCAAGGGCGAGGGCAATCCGCCCAAGGCCCTCAAGGTGAACGTCATCAGCGAGGGCAAGGGCGAGGCGCTCAAGAAGAACGACGCCGTGTCCGTGAACTACCTCGGCCAGGCCTGGGACTCGGACAAGCCGTTCGACAACAGCTTCGACCGCAAGGAGCCGTTCACGCTGACCCTCGGCGCCGGCCAGGTCATCAAGGGCTGGGACCAGGGCCTGGAGGGCCAGAAGGTCGGCAGCCGCGTCGAGCTGGGCATCCCGCCGGAGCTGGGTTACGGGGCGCAGGGCCAGGGCGACAGCATCAAGCCCAACGCCACGCTGGTCTTCGTCGTGGACATCGTGAAGGCGACCACCATCCCGGCCTCCGCCAAGGGCAAGGAGGTCGCGCAGGACGACAAGGACCTGCCGAAGGTGGGCACCAACACCGACGGCAAGGCGCCGACGCTGACGATCCCCAAGACCGACGCCCCCAAGAAGCTCGTCTCCGACTACGTCCTCGAGGGCGACGGCGACGTGGTGAAGGACACCGACAGCGTGGTCCTGGCGTACGAGGGCTTCCTGTGGAAGGACAGCAAGAAGTTCGACAGCACCTACGACCAGGGCAAGACGCAGACCTTCGCGCTGCCGAACCTGACCCTCAAGGGCCTCAAGGCCGGTCTGATCGGCAAGAAGGTCGGCAGCCGCATCCTGGTCGTCATCCCGCCGGACCAGGGCCTGGGCGACAAGGAGCAGTCGGGCATCCCGGCCAACTCGACCATGGTCTTCTCGATCGACATCCTGGCCAAGATGTGA